A part of Thermococcus sp. SY098 genomic DNA contains:
- a CDS encoding radical SAM protein: protein MIVAIVDGYTDEPAGLGVPPYLGIYPRYAYGAIKKARKDAQIFYLTIDDLRFTFEGEQGIRTKNRTPNVFKVREILSKADLIIYIGGLHTPGKYLSAVPSQVEEVARFLKHFNGTKILGGPAFMGSAHEGGTRISSRELMLADQIFDYIVYGDLEAFLYDLLINPKDADPFRFRTYGELRDYALLGAEVVKQFPDYPEFVIVEIETQRGCPKAMGIGGCSFCTEPVRYKRVEDRPIGDIVEEIKVLYDLGVRHFRVGRQSCIFSYMAKPNGRVPIPNPEAIEKLFKGIREVAPNIKTLHVDNANPAVIANYPEKSIKIAKALIKYGTPGNVVAFGLETADPKVAKRNNLNTTAEETYKAVKILNEIGAKRGYNGMPWLLPGINIIFGLPGETKKSYEITFQFLKRLVDDGLMIRRINIRQVVVFPGTPLWFMKDKVKTEKHKHLIKHYKYKIRHEIDLPMLKRVVPIGTILRDVRAEVYENGLTYGRQIGSYPLIVGIPKQIKLNKFYNVLIVDHGFRSITGIPIPVNVNKESSKVLSYLPGIGKKRITKILTKRPFKNKEEFLALLDKDLRETYSEIVVT, encoded by the coding sequence ATGATAGTTGCAATAGTTGATGGATACACTGATGAGCCAGCGGGTCTTGGAGTCCCCCCATATTTGGGAATATATCCCCGTTATGCATATGGGGCAATTAAGAAAGCAAGAAAGGATGCTCAAATCTTCTATCTAACCATTGATGATTTACGCTTTACCTTTGAGGGAGAACAAGGGATAAGAACAAAAAACAGAACCCCTAATGTCTTCAAGGTTAGGGAAATACTCTCAAAAGCAGATTTAATAATTTACATCGGTGGTCTGCACACTCCAGGGAAATACCTCTCCGCAGTTCCATCACAGGTGGAAGAGGTAGCCAGATTCTTGAAACATTTTAACGGCACAAAAATCCTTGGCGGGCCCGCTTTCATGGGTTCCGCTCATGAGGGAGGAACAAGGATAAGCTCCCGCGAGTTGATGCTTGCAGACCAGATTTTTGACTATATAGTCTACGGGGATTTAGAGGCTTTTCTGTATGATCTCTTAATTAACCCCAAAGATGCTGACCCATTTAGATTCAGAACTTATGGTGAGCTTAGAGATTATGCTCTGCTTGGTGCTGAAGTAGTTAAGCAGTTTCCGGATTATCCCGAATTCGTAATAGTTGAGATAGAGACCCAGAGGGGCTGTCCAAAAGCTATGGGAATTGGAGGGTGCAGCTTTTGTACAGAGCCCGTGAGATATAAAAGAGTTGAAGACAGGCCTATCGGAGATATAGTTGAGGAGATTAAAGTCCTATATGATCTTGGAGTTAGACACTTCCGCGTTGGAAGACAGAGCTGCATCTTCTCATATATGGCAAAGCCCAATGGAAGAGTTCCAATTCCAAATCCAGAGGCAATTGAAAAACTCTTCAAGGGGATTAGAGAAGTCGCCCCAAATATAAAGACGCTCCACGTTGATAATGCCAATCCAGCTGTAATAGCAAATTATCCAGAAAAGAGCATCAAGATTGCAAAAGCACTGATAAAATATGGAACCCCCGGAAATGTGGTTGCATTTGGATTAGAGACGGCTGATCCAAAGGTCGCTAAAAGAAACAACCTCAATACTACAGCCGAGGAAACCTACAAAGCTGTAAAAATCCTCAATGAAATCGGAGCTAAGAGAGGATATAATGGCATGCCTTGGCTTCTGCCCGGGATAAATATTATCTTCGGATTGCCTGGCGAAACTAAGAAAAGCTATGAGATAACGTTTCAGTTTCTTAAGAGATTGGTTGATGATGGGTTGATGATCAGGAGGATAAACATTCGGCAGGTGGTTGTGTTTCCCGGAACTCCTTTATGGTTTATGAAAGACAAAGTTAAGACAGAAAAGCACAAGCATTTGATTAAACATTACAAGTACAAAATCAGGCATGAAATTGATTTACCCATGCTCAAGCGAGTTGTCCCAATTGGGACAATATTAAGAGACGTTAGAGCCGAAGTTTACGAGAATGGATTAACCTATGGAAGGCAGATCGGGAGTTATCCATTAATTGTCGGCATTCCCAAGCAGATAAAACTCAACAAATTCTACAACGTTTTGATTGTCGATCATGGATTCAGAAGCATAACCGGAATCCCTATTCCTGTTAACGTCAATAAGGAAAGCTCAAAAGTCCTCAGTTATTTGCCGGGGATAGGCAAGAAACGAATTACAAAAATTCTCACAAAAAGGCCATTTAAAAACAAAGAGGAGTTTTTAGCACTATTGGACAAAGACTTGAGAGAAACGTACAGTGAAATAGTAGTCACTTAA
- the rsmA gene encoding 16S rRNA (adenine(1518)-N(6)/adenine(1519)-N(6))-dimethyltransferase RsmA produces the protein MLKSRLFYLLSRYNLRINSDLGQNFLIVDDIIKREIERAEIKANETVLEIGPGLGFLTDELSKYAKKVYAVEKDSHLVEILQKEYSWKNVEIIRGDALKVEFPEFDKIVSNLPYQISSPITFKFLRYDFKKAVLIYQLEFAQRMTAKPGDKNYSRLSVMVQAKADVELVERIGRGAFYPKPKVDSAVIILNPKPKEEQIELDESLVKALFQHRRKKASKALKDSYHMLELTKEKFKEIRGVFDKIPHAEKRVFQLSIWEIKDIEEFLRKEGILGYPITNT, from the coding sequence ATGCTTAAATCTCGTCTTTTTTATCTTCTTTCAAGATACAATTTGAGAATAAATTCTGATTTGGGGCAGAATTTTTTAATAGTTGATGACATCATCAAAAGGGAAATTGAAAGGGCAGAAATAAAAGCAAATGAAACCGTTCTTGAAATTGGTCCCGGATTGGGATTTCTGACAGATGAATTGAGCAAGTATGCAAAGAAAGTCTATGCAGTTGAGAAGGATTCTCATCTTGTTGAAATCCTTCAGAAAGAGTACTCTTGGAAAAATGTTGAAATAATTCGTGGAGATGCACTTAAAGTCGAATTTCCTGAATTCGACAAAATAGTTTCAAATCTACCTTACCAGATATCATCCCCGATAACCTTCAAATTTCTGAGATATGATTTTAAGAAGGCAGTTCTTATTTACCAGCTTGAATTTGCTCAGAGGATGACTGCTAAGCCCGGTGACAAGAACTACTCTCGCCTATCAGTTATGGTTCAAGCGAAGGCAGATGTTGAGCTTGTTGAGAGAATCGGGAGGGGAGCATTCTATCCAAAACCAAAAGTCGATTCTGCAGTGATAATCTTGAATCCAAAGCCCAAAGAAGAGCAGATTGAACTTGATGAGAGCTTAGTTAAGGCATTGTTCCAGCACCGGAGAAAAAAGGCATCAAAAGCCTTGAAAGACTCATATCACATGCTGGAACTAACCAAGGAAAAATTCAAAGAGATTAGGGGGGTCTTTGATAAGATTCCGCATGCCGAAAAGAGAGTTTTTCAGCTTTCAATTTGGGAGATAAAAGACATTGAAGAATTTCTGAGAAAAGAAGGAATTTTGGGCTACCCTATAACAAACACATGA
- a CDS encoding DUF655 domain-containing protein: protein MDYYRKHSYMQSIKKKRNTEYEEYAYVLDYLPTGYIDMEHFRMKRDNKPVAQVIGEKAFTLLEVVPKADLMLYERVFIGKGQRDKILMINRKLRYEDLTPTAKAELPYVVEEIVKNNEHRFIRFFNIAPPITNRLHSLELLPGIGKKHMWEIIEERQRQPFESFEDLRHRVKGLPDPVKMIAKRILDELQGKDRYRLFVGHNRLFRE, encoded by the coding sequence ATGGATTATTATAGGAAGCACTCATATATGCAGAGCATAAAAAAGAAAAGAAACACAGAGTATGAAGAGTATGCCTATGTATTGGACTACTTGCCCACTGGGTACATCGATATGGAACACTTTAGAATGAAGAGAGACAATAAGCCCGTTGCTCAAGTCATAGGAGAGAAGGCTTTTACGCTTCTTGAGGTTGTTCCAAAAGCGGATTTAATGCTATATGAGAGAGTCTTCATAGGAAAAGGTCAGAGGGATAAAATCCTCATGATAAACAGAAAGCTCAGATATGAAGACCTGACACCGACTGCAAAAGCTGAGTTGCCGTATGTTGTCGAAGAAATCGTGAAAAACAACGAACATAGATTTATAAGGTTCTTTAATATCGCCCCTCCTATAACGAATAGACTGCACAGCTTGGAGCTTTTACCTGGAATTGGAAAAAAGCATATGTGGGAGATTATTGAAGAGAGGCAAAGACAACCATTTGAAAGCTTTGAGGATTTGAGACACAGAGTCAAAGGTCTTCCTGATCCAGTCAAAATGATAGCCAAAAGAATCCTCGATGAACTTCAGGGCAAAGATAGATATAGGCTCTTTGTTGGGCATAACAGACTATTCAGGGAGTAG
- a CDS encoding RNA polymerase Rpb4 family protein, whose product MIGRKKLEEHYLTIAETKEILLKRREEGLKENPEEPMFYEARISLEHAERFAKVTSEQAKELKDRLISAFEWMDERLAAKIVDIMPEDYMDIRVIFAKEDYMPTKEEAEEIIKILDEYRE is encoded by the coding sequence ATGATAGGAAGGAAAAAGCTTGAAGAGCACTATTTAACAATTGCAGAAACAAAAGAGATACTACTGAAAAGGAGAGAGGAAGGATTAAAGGAGAATCCAGAGGAACCGATGTTTTATGAAGCGAGGATAAGCCTTGAACATGCAGAAAGATTTGCAAAAGTTACTTCAGAACAGGCAAAAGAGCTTAAAGACAGGCTCATTTCTGCATTTGAGTGGATGGACGAAAGACTGGCAGCAAAAATAGTTGATATAATGCCAGAGGACTACATGGACATCAGAGTCATATTTGCCAAGGAGGATTACATGCCAACCAAGGAAGAAGCTGAAGAGATAATTAAGATACTTGACGAATACAGAGAGTGA
- a CDS encoding 50S ribosomal protein L21e, with protein MVQKAHSFRRKTRGKLSKHPRRRGLPPLTRFLQEFEVGQKVHIVIEPSYHKGMPDPRFHGRTGTVVGKRGDAYIVQITDGGKVKTFFIHPVHLRPQK; from the coding sequence ATGGTCCAAAAAGCACACAGCTTTAGGAGGAAGACAAGAGGTAAGCTTAGCAAACACCCGAGGAGAAGAGGACTTCCCCCACTCACGAGATTCCTTCAAGAGTTTGAGGTCGGGCAGAAAGTCCATATCGTAATTGAGCCAAGCTATCACAAAGGCATGCCGGATCCAAGATTCCATGGAAGAACAGGAACTGTCGTAGGAAAGAGGGGCGATGCATATATCGTCCAGATAACCGATGGTGGAAAGGTTAAGACGTTCTTTATCCATCCAGTTCACTTAAGACCCCAGAAGTGA
- a CDS encoding tRNA pseudouridine(54/55) synthase Pus10: MIIEKSEKILEKHSLCNNCLGRLFGRLGKSTNYIRGKSIRLVLNMKREAEGLPPFEEPEKCELCGNIFKKTEYLARLCYDKAQKLGLEFESFLVGSRFPKEILEKEKQLWEEFGLEFAEPINRELNREVGKFLEVLLQKPVNKEDPDVVFIIDPYNERIELQMKPLYVYGRYRKLVRGIPQTPLKSFRESVASIICKPFAKVTKGKCIFHGAGREDVDVRMLGNGRPFIVEIKNPIRRKIDLRAIAQEINQSKKVEVLELKFINRTDMGRILTSNHKKEYEALVYVEEGITPEDIRKIVEKLRNCTIYQRTPRRVLRRRADIVRVRRVYDVSAEIVDKEHLKLRLITDGGLYIKELISGDNGRTTPSVSEILGKKAWCEKLDVLNILDD, translated from the coding sequence GTGATAATCGAAAAGTCAGAAAAAATCTTAGAAAAGCATAGCTTGTGCAACAACTGCCTTGGAAGGTTATTTGGGAGGTTAGGAAAGAGCACCAACTATATCAGGGGCAAATCAATTAGATTAGTACTCAATATGAAGCGAGAAGCAGAAGGGTTGCCCCCTTTTGAGGAGCCAGAAAAATGCGAGCTCTGTGGAAATATCTTCAAAAAAACTGAATATCTTGCAAGGCTGTGCTATGACAAGGCTCAAAAACTTGGGCTTGAGTTTGAAAGCTTTCTTGTGGGCTCAAGATTTCCAAAAGAAATTCTGGAAAAAGAAAAGCAGCTCTGGGAGGAATTCGGATTAGAATTTGCCGAACCAATTAACAGAGAGCTTAACCGGGAAGTAGGAAAGTTTCTTGAAGTTCTACTTCAAAAGCCCGTTAATAAAGAAGATCCGGATGTAGTCTTTATTATTGACCCCTATAATGAGAGGATTGAGCTTCAGATGAAGCCTCTATATGTTTATGGCAGGTACAGAAAGCTTGTAAGAGGCATTCCTCAAACGCCGCTAAAGAGTTTCAGAGAAAGCGTCGCCTCAATAATATGCAAACCCTTTGCAAAAGTAACAAAAGGTAAGTGCATCTTCCATGGGGCAGGAAGAGAGGATGTTGATGTTAGGATGCTTGGAAACGGGAGGCCTTTTATTGTTGAAATTAAAAATCCAATCAGAAGGAAAATTGACTTGAGAGCGATTGCTCAAGAGATCAATCAGAGCAAAAAGGTTGAAGTTTTAGAGTTAAAGTTTATCAACAGAACAGACATGGGGAGGATACTTACGAGCAATCATAAAAAAGAATACGAGGCTCTCGTTTATGTTGAAGAAGGCATAACACCTGAAGATATAAGGAAGATCGTAGAGAAGCTTCGAAACTGTACAATCTACCAGAGAACCCCCAGAAGAGTTCTTAGAAGGAGAGCAGACATTGTAAGGGTTAGAAGGGTTTATGATGTCAGCGCAGAAATTGTTGATAAAGAACACCTCAAGCTTAGACTAATCACAGATGGCGGTCTGTATATTAAGGAACTTATCTCTGGAGATAATGGCAGAACAACCCCTTCAGTCTCAGAAATTCTGGGAAAGAAAGCATGGTGTGAAAAGTTAGATGTGCTAAACATCTTGGATGATTAA
- a CDS encoding transcriptional regulator encodes MMTRRQRIIKLLEERDYSVSELATMLDMRGKGSKKAVLEDLKAIAKIVRREGKVLLIQPAICRKCGFVFRAEINIPSKCPKCKSQWIEEPRFKIEVR; translated from the coding sequence ATGATGACTCGAAGGCAGAGAATAATAAAGCTTTTGGAGGAAAGGGATTACAGCGTTAGCGAATTAGCCACGATGCTCGACATGAGGGGGAAGGGAAGTAAAAAGGCAGTTCTTGAAGATTTAAAAGCGATTGCTAAAATTGTTAGAAGGGAGGGGAAAGTTCTGCTTATCCAGCCTGCAATTTGCAGAAAGTGTGGCTTCGTATTTAGGGCTGAAATAAACATTCCCTCTAAATGCCCAAAATGCAAGTCTCAATGGATTGAAGAACCGAGGTTCAAGATAGAGGTGAGGTGA
- the gatD gene encoding Glu-tRNA(Gln) amidotransferase subunit GatD: MKKVEVFMKERGIDPGDYVEVVEKENGNHSIYRGLVMPPYELSEGETLTLKLDNGYNIGILVDQIVEIKVLEKAKPREVREFKALLPKKPNLPNVTIFGTGGTIASKIDYKTGAVHPAFTAEELALAVPEIFEIANITPKLIMNILSEDMKPEYWVKIAHEVAKALNEGEDGVIIGHGTDTMGYTAAALSFMLRDLGKPVILVGAQRSSDRPSSDAAMNLICSVRMATADFGEVAVVMHGETGDTYCLAHRGTKVRKMHTSRRDAFRSINDIPIAKIWSNGKIEFLRDDYRKRTKSDVWVDDKIEEKVALIKSFPGMQSEIIDFLVDKGYRGIVIEGTGLGHTPTHIIPSIERAVQEGVAVCMTSQCLYGRVNLNVYSTGRKLLKAGVIPCEDMLPETAYVKLIWVLGHTQNLEEVRKMMLTNYAGEITPYTRFDTYLR; encoded by the coding sequence ATGAAAAAAGTGGAGGTCTTCATGAAGGAGAGGGGGATAGATCCAGGAGATTACGTCGAAGTTGTTGAGAAAGAAAATGGGAATCACAGCATTTATAGAGGCTTAGTAATGCCTCCCTATGAACTTTCAGAGGGAGAAACACTCACATTAAAGCTCGACAATGGTTACAACATCGGGATTCTTGTTGATCAGATAGTTGAAATTAAAGTTCTTGAGAAAGCTAAGCCACGAGAAGTGAGAGAGTTCAAAGCTCTTTTGCCTAAGAAGCCAAACCTGCCAAATGTAACTATCTTTGGAACAGGTGGGACCATTGCATCAAAGATTGATTATAAAACCGGTGCTGTTCATCCAGCGTTTACAGCTGAGGAATTAGCTTTAGCTGTTCCAGAGATATTTGAAATTGCAAACATAACACCAAAGCTCATCATGAACATCCTTAGTGAAGACATGAAACCAGAATATTGGGTTAAAATCGCTCATGAAGTTGCCAAGGCTTTGAATGAAGGCGAGGATGGAGTGATTATTGGACATGGGACAGATACAATGGGATACACTGCGGCGGCATTAAGCTTCATGCTGAGAGATCTGGGGAAGCCGGTTATACTGGTCGGGGCACAGAGGAGCAGTGATAGACCCTCAAGTGATGCTGCTATGAATCTTATCTGCTCTGTCAGAATGGCCACTGCCGATTTTGGAGAGGTAGCAGTGGTCATGCACGGAGAAACGGGCGATACCTATTGCTTAGCCCACAGGGGCACAAAGGTCAGGAAGATGCACACCTCAAGAAGAGATGCGTTTAGGAGCATAAACGATATTCCAATAGCAAAGATTTGGAGCAATGGAAAGATTGAGTTCCTCAGGGATGACTATAGGAAAAGAACCAAGAGCGATGTGTGGGTGGATGATAAGATTGAGGAAAAAGTTGCCCTCATAAAGTCGTTTCCAGGAATGCAGAGTGAAATCATTGATTTCCTCGTTGATAAAGGTTATAGAGGCATTGTTATTGAGGGCACGGGTTTGGGGCACACTCCAACTCACATAATTCCAAGTATTGAAAGGGCAGTCCAGGAGGGGGTTGCTGTCTGCATGACAAGCCAGTGTCTTTACGGAAGGGTCAATCTGAATGTCTATTCAACCGGCAGAAAGCTTCTCAAAGCTGGAGTTATCCCATGCGAAGACATGCTCCCAGAAACTGCCTATGTGAAGCTAATTTGGGTTCTTGGACACACTCAGAATCTCGAGGAAGTCAGAAAGATGATGCTAACGAACTATGCAGGTGAGATTACACCTTACACAAGATTTGATACATATCTGAGGTGA
- the gatE gene encoding Glu-tRNA(Gln) amidotransferase subunit GatE: protein MTMELNYKEIGLKVGLEIHRQLDTKKLFSPVPSELHEEVDFTFQRRLRPTMSELGEIDQAALEEFKKGKTYVYEGNYKFSDLVYMDEEPPHMPDEEALRVALQIAYLLNATPVDEVHFMRKIVIDGSNVSGFQRTAIIAMNGKVDTPWGSVGIPTICLEEDAARIIEREDGKVIYRIDRLGIPLVEIATTPDIHHPEQAKVVAKYIGDALRATRKVKRGLGTIRQDLNVSIKGGARIEIKGVQELDMIPIIIEREVMRQLNLLKIRDELKKRGADEEDLKEEFYDVTDIFENTQSKIIARAIKKGGKVLALKLPKFRGLIGYEIQPGRRLGTEMADRAKKYVKGIFHIDELPNYGITQEEVDAIIERLGLGEQDAFVLVAAEEEIAKKALREVLQRAKEALYGVPEETRRALPDGNTQYMRPLPGKARMYPETDIPPILITKEMKGEILANLPELPQAKVERYVREFKIDKSLAKTLVDDERDELFEELIEMGVKPSLAASILVVVLKGLKKEVPIDNITDKHIKEAFKLYLDNKIAKEAFEEIFKELALHPEKSAFQVAEEKGLTLLSPEEVEKIIDEIIQQNIDVIKAKGMGAMGMLMGRAMAKLRGKADGKLVSQLVRKKIQELSS, encoded by the coding sequence ATGACAATGGAACTTAATTACAAAGAGATTGGTCTTAAAGTAGGTTTGGAAATTCACAGACAGCTTGACACTAAAAAACTGTTCTCACCCGTGCCAAGTGAGCTTCATGAAGAAGTTGATTTTACATTTCAGAGAAGGTTAAGGCCAACGATGAGTGAGCTTGGTGAGATTGACCAGGCAGCTTTGGAAGAATTCAAAAAGGGAAAGACTTACGTTTACGAAGGGAACTACAAGTTCAGCGATCTGGTTTACATGGATGAGGAGCCACCACACATGCCAGATGAAGAAGCTTTAAGAGTTGCTCTTCAAATCGCATATCTCCTCAACGCCACTCCCGTTGATGAGGTTCACTTCATGCGTAAAATCGTTATTGATGGTTCCAACGTTTCGGGCTTCCAGAGAACTGCGATAATAGCAATGAATGGAAAGGTTGATACTCCGTGGGGAAGCGTTGGAATTCCGACAATCTGTCTGGAGGAAGATGCTGCAAGGATAATTGAGAGGGAAGATGGCAAAGTGATTTACAGGATAGACCGTTTGGGAATTCCATTAGTTGAAATTGCAACAACCCCAGACATTCACCACCCAGAACAGGCAAAGGTTGTTGCCAAATACATTGGCGATGCTCTAAGGGCAACAAGGAAAGTCAAAAGAGGACTTGGAACAATCAGACAGGACTTAAACGTCTCAATTAAAGGCGGTGCAAGGATTGAGATTAAAGGTGTCCAAGAGCTGGACATGATACCTATCATAATTGAGCGCGAAGTTATGAGGCAACTAAATCTCCTCAAGATTCGTGATGAACTCAAAAAGAGAGGTGCAGATGAGGAAGATCTGAAGGAAGAATTCTATGATGTTACCGATATATTCGAGAACACTCAATCAAAGATTATTGCGAGGGCAATTAAGAAGGGTGGAAAGGTTTTGGCATTAAAGCTTCCAAAGTTCAGAGGGTTAATCGGCTATGAAATTCAGCCGGGAAGGAGATTAGGAACAGAAATGGCAGACAGGGCGAAGAAATACGTTAAGGGAATATTCCACATTGATGAACTGCCTAATTATGGGATTACGCAGGAAGAGGTTGATGCGATCATTGAGAGACTTGGCTTAGGAGAGCAAGATGCTTTTGTTTTAGTTGCAGCTGAGGAGGAAATAGCCAAGAAGGCTTTGAGAGAAGTCCTTCAGAGGGCTAAGGAAGCACTGTATGGCGTTCCTGAGGAGACGAGGAGAGCCCTGCCAGATGGGAACACCCAATACATGCGTCCGCTGCCGGGTAAAGCAAGAATGTATCCAGAGACAGATATTCCACCTATACTCATAACGAAAGAAATGAAGGGGGAAATTCTTGCAAATCTTCCAGAGCTTCCACAGGCTAAGGTTGAGCGCTATGTTAGGGAGTTCAAGATTGACAAGAGCTTAGCTAAAACACTGGTCGATGACGAAAGGGATGAGCTGTTTGAGGAGCTTATTGAGATGGGTGTTAAGCCTTCATTAGCTGCGTCAATCCTTGTGGTAGTCCTCAAAGGTCTGAAGAAAGAAGTTCCAATTGATAACATAACTGATAAGCATATCAAGGAGGCATTTAAGCTTTACCTTGACAACAAGATTGCCAAAGAGGCATTTGAGGAGATATTCAAGGAATTAGCTTTGCATCCGGAGAAATCAGCGTTTCAAGTTGCTGAAGAAAAGGGACTTACCCTTCTCAGCCCCGAGGAAGTGGAAAAGATAATTGACGAGATAATCCAGCAGAACATTGATGTTATCAAAGCTAAGGGAATGGGAGCAATGGGTATGCTAATGGGAAGGGCCATGGCAAAGCTCAGGGGTAAGGCTGACGGTAAGCTTGTCAGCCAACTGGTCAGGAAAAAGATTCAGGAACTGAGTTCTTAG
- the hmgA gene encoding hydroxymethylglutaryl-CoA reductase (NADPH) gives MDIDEIIEKVVSGEIKLHQVERYTNGDKKLATEIRRKALEKKFGISLEHIGYYSIDPNQVIGKNIENMIGVVQIPMGVAGPLKINGEYAKGEFYIPLATTEGALVASVNRGCSALTAAGGVKTTIIGDKMTRAPLLKCPDARRAREVAEWVKENIDYLQEVAVSKVTRHGKLKDVKPFIVGNNLYLRFEFETGDAMGMNMVTIASEEIMKVIEEKFPDVRYLALSGNLCVDKKPNALNFILGRGKTVIAEAVIPREIVEKKLKTTPELIAEVNYRKNLVGSAQAGSYGFNAHFANIVGAIFLATGQDEAQITEGAHGITLAEVTPEGDLYISITMPSLEIGTVGGGTRVPPQREALSIMGVAGGGEPAGTNAKKFAEIIAGAVLAGELSLLAAIAAKHLAKAHKELGR, from the coding sequence ATGGACATTGATGAAATCATTGAAAAAGTCGTGAGTGGCGAAATTAAGCTCCATCAAGTTGAAAGATACACCAATGGAGACAAAAAGCTTGCAACAGAAATCAGAAGAAAAGCACTTGAGAAAAAATTCGGGATAAGTTTAGAACACATAGGATACTACTCAATCGATCCAAATCAGGTTATTGGAAAGAATATAGAAAACATGATTGGCGTCGTTCAGATCCCGATGGGTGTTGCTGGACCCCTCAAGATAAATGGTGAATATGCCAAAGGAGAATTTTACATTCCATTAGCTACAACAGAGGGAGCACTGGTTGCATCAGTGAATAGAGGATGTTCGGCTTTAACTGCCGCTGGGGGAGTGAAGACAACAATTATCGGTGACAAAATGACAAGAGCACCTCTCTTAAAGTGCCCAGATGCAAGAAGGGCAAGAGAAGTTGCAGAGTGGGTAAAAGAGAATATAGACTATCTGCAAGAAGTTGCTGTTTCAAAGGTTACAAGACATGGAAAGCTTAAAGATGTTAAGCCATTTATAGTGGGCAACAACCTCTATTTAAGATTTGAATTTGAAACTGGCGATGCTATGGGCATGAATATGGTAACGATAGCGAGCGAGGAAATAATGAAAGTCATTGAAGAAAAGTTCCCAGATGTTAGATATCTCGCTCTGTCTGGAAACTTATGTGTCGATAAGAAGCCCAATGCACTCAACTTCATTTTAGGCAGGGGAAAAACCGTCATAGCTGAGGCTGTTATTCCAAGAGAAATTGTTGAGAAAAAGCTTAAAACAACGCCAGAGTTAATAGCAGAGGTTAATTACCGCAAGAACTTAGTTGGCTCTGCACAGGCTGGAAGTTATGGATTTAACGCTCATTTTGCAAACATCGTTGGTGCTATTTTCTTGGCAACAGGTCAAGATGAAGCCCAAATTACGGAAGGTGCCCATGGTATAACATTAGCAGAGGTAACCCCAGAGGGAGATTTGTACATAAGCATAACGATGCCAAGCTTAGAGATTGGAACAGTCGGCGGAGGGACAAGGGTTCCACCTCAGAGAGAAGCGTTGAGCATTATGGGCGTCGCTGGAGGGGGAGAACCGGCTGGAACAAATGCAAAGAAGTTCGCGGAAATAATAGCGGGAGCTGTTTTGGCTGGAGAACTTTCACTCTTGGCAGCAATAGCCGCAAAGCACCTCGCTAAGGCTCATAAGGAGCTTGGTCGTTAA
- a CDS encoding MinD/ParA family ATP-binding protein encodes MAVVIVTGRGGAGKTTTTANLSTYFAQREYRVLAIDGDLYLPNLGFHFGLENVKYTVHSILKNPNLDPEWAIYKHSHTGVYVMPGSTNLQDVLGISARRLRDIVDQMRYKFGLVFVDSPTGIPFDTLPTFEVANYQIIVVEIERSPIYSFEIMVENEVEKLKALGDEYGLKVGVILNKVRESQDVVDKIIETVEDDIGVPVLGVIPFDEDVPESVNVGIPILAYKPRSDASLAFYESGQLVEEWIFEKVK; translated from the coding sequence ATGGCCGTTGTAATCGTCACAGGGAGAGGCGGGGCCGGTAAGACTACAACAACCGCTAATTTAAGCACATATTTTGCTCAGAGAGAGTACAGAGTTCTCGCAATTGATGGGGATTTATATCTCCCTAATCTTGGATTTCACTTTGGGCTGGAAAATGTAAAATATACAGTTCATTCAATTTTGAAAAATCCAAACCTCGATCCAGAATGGGCAATTTACAAACATTCTCATACCGGTGTCTATGTTATGCCAGGAAGCACGAACCTTCAAGATGTTCTCGGCATCTCTGCAAGGAGGCTTAGGGATATCGTCGATCAAATGAGGTACAAATTTGGTCTTGTTTTTGTGGATTCTCCAACTGGAATACCTTTTGATACTCTACCCACTTTTGAAGTGGCGAATTATCAAATTATAGTGGTCGAAATCGAGCGTTCTCCTATATATTCATTTGAAATTATGGTAGAAAATGAAGTTGAGAAGCTCAAAGCTCTTGGAGATGAATATGGGTTAAAGGTGGGAGTAATATTAAATAAAGTGAGAGAATCCCAAGATGTTGTGGACAAAATTATTGAAACTGTTGAAGATGACATTGGCGTTCCAGTTCTCGGTGTAATCCCATTTGATGAAGATGTCCCCGAATCGGTCAATGTGGGAATTCCAATCTTGGCATATAAGCCGAGAAGCGATGCATCCCTCGCATTTTACGAAAGCGGACAGCTTGTTGAAGAATGGATCTTCGAAAAAGTGAAGTGA